The following are from one region of the Streptomyces decoyicus genome:
- a CDS encoding aspartate/glutamate racemase family protein codes for MLALLHTSPVHVPVFDALRDEEAPGLALHHLVRPELLDRARAQGPDAVTEDVSAELAAAARGGARAVLCTCSTIGSVAEAAGAALGLPVLRVDRPMAAAAVAIGPRITVLAAVESTFAPTEALIAQEADRAGRAVRVRNVLVPGAWERFEAGDGDGYRAAVVSAAREIRDTDVIVLAQASMAAAAEGLDAGVPVLSSPRPGLRAAAQPAASDSSFSGLRTM; via the coding sequence ATGCTCGCCCTGCTGCACACCTCGCCCGTCCACGTCCCGGTCTTCGACGCGCTGCGCGACGAGGAGGCCCCCGGGCTGGCGCTGCATCACCTCGTACGTCCCGAACTCCTCGACCGCGCACGGGCGCAGGGGCCCGACGCGGTGACCGAGGACGTCTCCGCCGAGCTCGCCGCTGCTGCCCGGGGCGGGGCGCGGGCCGTGCTGTGCACGTGCTCGACGATCGGTTCGGTCGCCGAGGCCGCCGGTGCGGCGCTCGGCCTCCCCGTCCTCCGGGTGGACCGGCCGATGGCCGCGGCCGCCGTCGCCATCGGCCCGCGCATCACCGTGCTCGCCGCCGTGGAGAGCACGTTCGCGCCCACCGAGGCCCTGATCGCCCAGGAGGCCGACCGCGCCGGCCGTGCGGTGCGCGTGCGAAACGTGTTGGTGCCGGGCGCCTGGGAGCGCTTCGAGGCCGGCGACGGCGACGGCTACCGGGCGGCGGTCGTCTCCGCGGCGCGGGAGATCCGGGACACCGACGTGATCGTCCTGGCGCAGGCCTCCATGGCCGCGGCGGCCGAGGGGCTCGACGCCGGTGTGCCGGTGCTGTCCAGTCCGCGGCCCGGTCTGCGGGCCGCCGCTCAGCCGGCCGCGAGCGACTCCAGCTTCTCCGGATTGCGGACGATGTAG